The proteins below come from a single Ostrinia nubilalis chromosome Z, ilOstNubi1.1, whole genome shotgun sequence genomic window:
- the LOC135087003 gene encoding uncharacterized protein LOC135087003, with protein MWAGGVLFLTIWIVGSDASRSHYNNQSAHELTPPPDEIAPMLPDEGFQGSTVIAGMRPDSFGQFFNFLDGDSFGIGPMHEFVYGWQAIVNTMSMKNNVEVRKRAGLQRFALAGINGITLVSHIGVTEIMINGTRTYCFGGASRPPGRRSVICKGAMYQEARFTCKVPYLRYPTVLGYKYCIEKYAAVATLDGSYKTTYCARGESVPKFHYDYICERRDIKIKRINLTDPNERFNIRNPVVRRAEYYRAPYDILKACPDWYGCHLRISPEDLEVEVPPGLMDANETAFVGSGGRYWLSLYYTQLSTYAVYFQAHGEYPWQSNRPIVSIDKGGIWEQLLKANIGPDMNLHYNLNGIYNRFPGAAPVAPDLMRNDGQVQPANFRTDTRDPGGEDILLANPHNADPGNII; from the exons ATGTGGGCTGGTGGGGTTTTGTTTTTAACGATATGGATAGTTGGG AGCGATGCGTCCCGATCCCACTACAACAACCAGTCGGCGCACGAGCTGACGCCGCCGCCGGACGAAATCGCGCCGATGCTGCCCGACGAAGGGTTCCAGGGGTCCACCGTCATCGCCGGCATGAGGCCAGACAGCTTCGGCCAGTTCTTTAACTTCTTGGACGGAGACAGCTTTGGCATAG GCCCAATGCACGAATTCGTCTACGGCTGGCAAGCCATAGTGAACACTATGAGTATGAAGAACAACGTCGAGGTTCGCAAGCGAGCCGGCTTGCAGCGCTTCGCCCTAGCAGGCATCAATGGTATTACCCTCGTCTCCCATATTGGAGTGACGGAGATCATGATCAATGGGACAAGGACGTACTGTTTCGGAGGCGCCTCAAGGCCACCTGGCCGAAGGAGTGTTATTTGCAAG GGTGCGATGTATCAAGAAGCTAGATTCACATGCAAAGTGCCGTATCTGCGGTATCCCACAGTTCTGGGGTACAAATATTGCATTGAAAAGTATGCTGCAGTGGCGACCCTTGATGGCTCATACAAAA ccACGTATTGTGCTCGCGGAGAATCCGTACCAAAGTTTCATTACGACTACATCTGCGAACGACGCGACATCAAAATAAAACGAATTAATTTAACGGACCCCAATGAAAGGTTCAATATTCGAAACCCGGTCGTGCGCAGAGCAGAATATTATAGAGCCCCGTATGATATTCTGAAGGCTTGTCCAGATTG gtACGGTTGCCACTTGCGCATTTCTCCAGAAGATCTGGAAGTAGAAGTGCCTCCCGGCCTGATGGATGCCAATGAGACTGCTTTCGTGGGGAGTGGAGGAAGATATTGGCTTTCCTTATATTATACTCAG CTGTCTACGTATGCAGTTTATTTCCAGGCCCACGGAGAGTATCCGTGGCAATCGAACCGGCCAATTGTGTCCATTGACAAAG GTGGCATATGGGAGCAGCTCCTGAAGGCCAATATTGGTCCAGACATGAATCTGCATTACAATTTGAATGGAATTTACAATAGATTCCCAGGTGCAGCCCCGGTTGCGCCTGATCTGATGAGAAATGATGGCCAG GTTCAACCAGCCAACTTTAGAACTGACACACGCGACCCGGGGGGCGAGGATATCCTCCTTGCGAATCCACATAATGCAGATCCTGGGAACATTATCTAA
- the LOC135086993 gene encoding Y+L amino acid transporter 2, giving the protein MGDEKVQMRKQLGLLEGVAIILGIIFGSGIFITPKEVLEKTGSVWGSLTVWTLCGGMATLGALSYAELGTTLLQSGGDYHYINEAYGPLPAFLYLWDAIFVFVPSTNAIMSLTFANNILSPIFPTCPINQMAKKLLAAVTICFLTFINAYNVRFTTRLQNVFMFTKITALVIIIGAGIIYICKGGTEHFEDGWEGTATSAGDWSVGIYSGIFAYSGWNYLNFMTEELRDPYKNLPRAIYVSLPLVTSIYLLANVSYLAVLGPNGVRATEAIAVDFAIAILGFMRWVMPVLVSMATMGGLTVHIMTSSRMCFAGARNGHMPELLAHINMKSMTPVPSLIFLMLVSLVMLIPDNLTTLITYCTVVESFFTTLSCSAVLWLRYKKPDLPRPIKVQTWIPVTFVVVSTILMVVPILSEPVAVVAGALITFAGVPVYWAFVRAKPRVVRDLSTKFTHTCQKLFLSAVEEKDD; this is encoded by the exons ATGGGAGATGAAAAAGTGCAAATGCGGAAACAGTTAGGGCTCCTAGAGGGGGTGGCAATAATATTGGGGATCATATTTGGCAGTGGTATTTTTATAACTCCTAAAGAAGTCTTGGAGAAAACTGGTTCGGTATGGGGATCTCTGACGGTGTGGACCCTGTGCGGAGGCATGGCGACGCTAGGAGCTTTATCCTATGCAGAATTGG GGACTACACTGCTGCAGAGTGGTGGCGACTACCACTACATCAATGAAGCCTATGGACCTTTGCCTGCTTTTCTGTACCTTTGGGACGCTATCTTCGTGTTTGT CCCAAGCACGAATGCAATCATGTCGCTGACGTTTGCGAACAACATCCTGAGCCCAATATTTCCAACGTGTCCCATCAATCAAATGGCTAAGAAGCTGTTAGCTGCCGTCACTATAT GTTTCCTGACTTTCATAAACGCTTACAACGTGAGGTTCACAACTCGGCTACAGAATGTGTTTATGTTCACCAAGATCACGGCTCTCGTCATCATAATAGGCGCGGGGATCATTTACATTTgtaaag GAGGAACTGAGCACTTTGAAGATGGTTGGGAAGGGACTGCAACATCGGCTGGAGATTGGTCTGTGGGCATATACTCTGGAATATTTGCTTACTCTGGATG GAACTACTTGAACTTCATGACGGAAGAGCTAAGAGACCCGTACAAGAACCTGCCCCGAGCCATCTACGTGTCCCTGCCTCTGGTGACCAGTATCTACCTGCTAGCTAACGTGTCCTACCTGGCTGTGCTTGGGCCTAACGGAGTGAGGGCCACCGAAGCCATCGCTGTG GACTTTGCGATCGCGATCCTCGGCTTCATGCGGTGGGTGATGCCCGTACTGGTTTCCATGGCGACCATGGGCGGGCTGACGGTGCACATCATGACGTCATCGCGCATGTGCTTCGCGGGCGCTAGGAATGGACACATGCCTGAGCTTCTGGCGCATATCAACATGAAATCTATGACGCCGGTGCCCTCGCTTATCTTTCTG ATGCTGGTCTCGCTAGTGATGCTGATCCCCGACAACTTGACGACGCTGATCACGTACTGCACCGTAGTGGAGTCGTTCTTCACCACGCTTAGTTGCAGCGCCGTGCTGTGGCTGCGGTACAAGAAGCCCGACCTGCCGCGCCCTATTAAG GTCCAGACGTGGATCCCGGTGACGTTCGTGGTGGTGTCGACGATCCTGATGGTGGTGCCCATTCTGAGCGAGCCAGTAGCGGTGGTGGCGGGCGCGCTCATCACCTTCGCCGGCGTGCCCGTCTACTGGGCGTTTGTGCGCGCCAAACCGCGCGTCGTGCGCGACTTGTCCA caaaattcacacacacatGCCAAAAATTGTTCCTGTCGGCGGTCGAAGAAAAAGATGACTAA